Proteins encoded within one genomic window of Cellulomonas xiejunii:
- a CDS encoding VOC family protein — MTSLTPYLTVHDGRAAIEFYAAAFGAVETGERYEEGGRIGFAALTIDGAPLYLSDEAHEYGAWAPRSVGHATAAVALDVADVDATYVRAVTAGATADREPEDQGDERRGWLVDPFGHRWVISSPLP, encoded by the coding sequence ATGACCAGCCTCACGCCCTACCTCACCGTCCACGACGGCCGCGCGGCCATCGAGTTCTACGCAGCGGCGTTCGGTGCGGTCGAGACCGGTGAGCGGTACGAGGAGGGCGGTCGCATCGGGTTCGCCGCGCTCACCATCGACGGAGCACCGCTCTACCTGTCGGACGAGGCGCACGAGTACGGCGCGTGGGCACCCCGCAGCGTGGGGCACGCGACGGCGGCGGTCGCTCTGGACGTCGCGGACGTCGACGCGACGTACGTGCGGGCCGTGACCGCGGGCGCGACCGCCGACCGGGAGCCCGAGGACCAGGGTGACGAGAGGCGAGGGTGGCTCGTCGACCCCTTCGGGCACCGGTGGGTGATCAGCTCGCCGCTCCCCTGA
- a CDS encoding VOC family protein, with product MTARISPYLGFRDQARAAMEFYGDVFGAQPVFSTFEEFGMAQDPADAGKIMHSQLELPAGGGLLMASDTPVGMPVPDESSASVALFGGPQDAEALRTVSRGSPRGAPRASRWRSRRGATSSGCAPTGSAWGGWSTSRVPDRADHP from the coding sequence ATGACCGCCCGCATCAGCCCGTACCTCGGGTTCCGTGACCAGGCGCGCGCCGCCATGGAGTTCTACGGCGACGTCTTCGGGGCGCAGCCGGTGTTCAGCACGTTCGAGGAGTTCGGCATGGCGCAGGACCCCGCCGACGCGGGCAAGATCATGCACTCGCAGCTGGAGCTGCCCGCCGGCGGCGGCCTGCTCATGGCGTCGGACACGCCGGTGGGCATGCCGGTGCCGGACGAGTCGTCGGCGTCCGTCGCGCTGTTCGGCGGTCCGCAGGACGCCGAGGCCCTGCGGACCGTGTCGCGCGGCTCTCCGAGGGGGGCACCCCGGGCGTCCCGATGGAGGTCGCGCCGTGGGGCGACGAGTTCGGGATGTGCACCGACAGGTTCGGCGTGGGGTGGATGGTCAACGTCGCGGGTCCCGGACAGGGCTGATCACCCATGA
- a CDS encoding S9 family peptidase gives MTTPPPGGDTPAATPFHDLDAYVALPRLSGLVLSPDGTRLVTAVQTLDRKRTAYVTALWEVDPTGERPARRLTRSAKSEASAAFTPAGDLLFTSARPDPDAQDPDDEPAPALWLLPADGAEARVVADRGAGLGGVQVATDAPTVLVVSDVLPSASDPADDDRRRKERKDAKVSAILHTGYPVRYWDHDLGPGFPHVFVATVGTDVAAPRAGERDPRLDLADVTPGARIELVEQSPALSPDGSTVVAPWNRAGVRGEMRTHLVAIDVASGERRVLVDDEAADIGHPVVSPDGQWVAYARETLSTPHVAPAVELWVVPLAGGEPQRLATGWDRWPTSPVWLPTSDALLVVADDDGRAPVFHVELNGATVTRVTSDDAAFSDVRVSPDGRTAYALRASYEAPAHPVRIDLAAALAGGPVAAEPLPSPAADIPLPGRLDEVVTTAPDGTRVRAWLALPDGAGPDAKAPLLLWIHGGPLGSWNAWSWRWNPWLLVAQGYAVLLPDPALSTGYGQDFVQRGWGAWGAAPYTDLLAATDAALERDDVDPERTAAMGGSFGGYMANWVAGHTDRFRAIVTHASLWALDQFGPTTDASYYWQREMTPEMALENSPHRFVGDIVTPMLVIHGDKDYRVPIGEGLRLWYELLSASGLPADENGRTPHRFLYYPDENHWVLQPQHAKVWYGTVQAFLAEHVLGAGDDVAYPELLG, from the coding sequence ATGACCACTCCACCTCCCGGCGGCGACACCCCGGCCGCCACGCCGTTCCACGACCTCGACGCCTACGTCGCGCTGCCGCGCCTGTCGGGCCTCGTGCTCTCGCCCGACGGGACCCGCCTCGTGACGGCCGTCCAGACCCTCGACCGCAAGCGCACCGCCTACGTCACGGCGCTGTGGGAGGTCGACCCCACCGGTGAGCGCCCGGCGCGCCGCCTGACGCGGTCGGCCAAGAGCGAGGCGTCGGCGGCCTTCACGCCCGCGGGTGACCTGCTGTTCACGAGCGCCCGCCCCGACCCCGACGCCCAGGATCCCGACGACGAGCCGGCGCCCGCGCTGTGGCTGCTGCCTGCCGACGGGGCCGAGGCCCGCGTCGTCGCGGACCGCGGCGCCGGTCTCGGGGGAGTGCAGGTCGCGACCGACGCGCCCACGGTCCTCGTCGTGTCCGACGTCCTGCCCTCGGCGAGCGACCCGGCCGACGACGACCGCCGCCGCAAGGAGCGCAAGGACGCCAAGGTGTCCGCGATCCTGCACACCGGCTACCCGGTGCGCTACTGGGACCACGACCTGGGTCCGGGCTTCCCGCACGTGTTCGTCGCCACGGTCGGCACCGACGTCGCCGCTCCGCGCGCTGGCGAGCGGGACCCGCGGCTCGACCTGGCGGACGTCACACCCGGGGCGCGGATCGAGCTGGTCGAGCAGTCACCCGCCCTCAGCCCGGACGGCAGCACCGTCGTCGCGCCGTGGAACCGTGCGGGCGTGCGCGGTGAGATGCGCACGCACCTGGTCGCGATCGACGTCGCGAGCGGTGAGCGCCGGGTCCTCGTCGACGACGAGGCCGCCGACATCGGCCACCCTGTCGTCTCGCCCGACGGGCAGTGGGTCGCCTACGCGCGCGAGACGCTGTCGACGCCGCACGTCGCGCCCGCCGTCGAGCTGTGGGTCGTACCGCTGGCGGGCGGCGAGCCGCAGCGCCTGGCCACCGGGTGGGACCGCTGGCCGACGAGCCCGGTGTGGCTGCCCACGTCCGATGCGCTGCTGGTCGTCGCCGACGACGACGGCCGCGCCCCGGTGTTCCACGTGGAACTGAACGGCGCCACGGTCACGCGGGTGACCAGCGACGACGCGGCGTTCTCGGACGTGCGGGTCAGCCCCGACGGTCGGACCGCCTACGCCCTGCGCGCGTCGTACGAGGCGCCGGCCCACCCGGTCCGGATCGACCTCGCGGCCGCGCTCGCGGGGGGACCCGTCGCGGCCGAGCCGCTGCCGTCCCCGGCTGCCGACATCCCGCTGCCCGGCCGGCTCGACGAGGTCGTCACGACGGCTCCGGACGGCACCCGCGTGCGCGCCTGGCTGGCACTGCCTGACGGCGCCGGGCCGGACGCCAAGGCGCCGCTGCTGCTGTGGATCCACGGCGGTCCGCTCGGCTCCTGGAACGCGTGGTCCTGGCGCTGGAACCCGTGGCTGCTCGTCGCGCAGGGCTACGCCGTCCTGCTGCCCGACCCCGCGTTGTCCACCGGCTACGGGCAGGACTTCGTCCAGCGCGGCTGGGGCGCGTGGGGCGCCGCGCCCTACACCGACCTGCTGGCCGCGACCGACGCCGCGCTCGAGCGGGACGACGTGGACCCGGAGCGCACGGCCGCGATGGGCGGGTCGTTCGGCGGCTACATGGCCAACTGGGTCGCCGGGCACACCGACCGGTTCCGCGCGATCGTCACGCACGCGAGCCTGTGGGCTCTCGACCAGTTCGGTCCCACGACGGACGCGTCATACTACTGGCAGCGCGAGATGACGCCGGAGATGGCGCTGGAGAATTCGCCGCACCGGTTCGTCGGCGACATCGTCACCCCGATGCTCGTCATCCACGGGGACAAGGACTACCGCGTGCCGATCGGCGAGGGGCTGCGCCTCTGGTACGAGCTGCTGTCCGCGTCCGGCCTGCCCGCCGACGAGAACGGCCGTACCCCGCACCGGTTCCTCTACTACCCGGACGAGAACCACTGGGTGCTCCAGCCGCAGCACGCGAAGGTCTGGTACGGCACGGTCCAGGCGTTCCTGGCCGAGCACGTCCTGGGCGCAGGTGACGACGTCGCCTACCCGGAGCTGCTGGGCTGA
- a CDS encoding PadR family transcriptional regulator — MSTSAWQRVSLPLLVLGTLDGAPRHGYGISQALVAAGLQPVKGGQLYPTLVRLEDDGLVESHWEEGGSGPARKVYRLTSTGRDRLRELRDEWSAFVAAVEHVTAGDGSH; from the coding sequence ATGAGCACGTCGGCGTGGCAGCGCGTGTCCCTGCCGCTGCTGGTGCTCGGCACGCTCGACGGGGCGCCCCGGCACGGGTACGGCATCTCGCAGGCGCTCGTCGCCGCGGGCCTGCAGCCCGTCAAGGGCGGCCAGCTCTACCCGACGCTCGTGCGGCTCGAGGACGACGGCCTGGTGGAGTCGCACTGGGAGGAGGGCGGGTCCGGCCCGGCCCGCAAGGTCTACCGGCTCACCAGCACGGGCCGCGACCGCCTGCGGGAGCTGCGGGACGAGTGGTCCGCGTTCGTGGCCGCCGTCGAGCACGTCACCGCGGGCGACGGCTCGCACTGA
- the dcd gene encoding dCTP deaminase → MLLSDRDIRAELESGRVALDPYEPAMVQPSSVDVRLDRYFRLFDNHKYPFIDPAAEQPDLTRLVEVERGEPFVLHPGEFVLGSTYEQVTLPDDVAARLEGKSSLGRLGLLTHSTAGFIDPGFTGHVTLELSNMATLPILLWPGMKIGQLCFFRLTSPTENPYGSAAYGSRYQGQRGPTASRSWQGFHRTDV, encoded by the coding sequence GTGCTGCTCTCCGACCGCGACATCCGTGCCGAGCTCGAGTCCGGCAGGGTGGCGCTCGACCCGTACGAGCCCGCCATGGTCCAGCCGTCGAGCGTCGACGTGCGCCTGGACCGGTACTTCCGGTTGTTCGACAACCACAAGTACCCGTTCATCGACCCGGCCGCCGAGCAGCCCGACCTCACGCGCCTGGTCGAGGTCGAGCGTGGCGAGCCCTTCGTGCTGCACCCCGGTGAGTTCGTCCTCGGCTCGACGTACGAGCAGGTCACGCTCCCGGACGACGTCGCCGCACGCCTCGAGGGCAAGTCGTCGCTGGGTCGCCTCGGGCTGCTGACGCACTCGACCGCAGGGTTCATCGACCCGGGCTTCACGGGGCACGTGACGCTCGAGCTGTCGAACATGGCGACGCTCCCGATCCTGCTGTGGCCCGGCATGAAGATCGGCCAGCTCTGCTTCTTCCGACTGACGTCACCCACCGAGAACCCCTACGGGTCCGCGGCGTACGGCTCGCGGTACCAGGGTCAGCGCGGGCCGACCGCGTCGCGGTCCTGGCAGGGGTTCCACCGGACGGACGTCTGA
- a CDS encoding GH36-type glycosyl hydrolase domain-containing protein: MRFGHFDDEAREYVVTTPHTPYPWINYLGSERFFSLLSHQAGGYSFYRDAKMRRLTRYRYNNIPADTGGRYLYVNDGGDVWTPSWLPVKADLDHFEARHGLGYSRITGERGGLRVATTFFVPLGEDAEVQRVAVTNTSDVEKTVTLFSFVEFCLWNAQDDQTNYQRNLSIGEVEVEQDGPHGSAIYHRTEYRERRDHYAVFGVNTRADGFDTDRDTFVGAYNSLGEAAVPRAGASADSVASGWYPIGSHSVRVTLAPGETRDLVYVLGYLENAQDEKWADDAHQVVNKEKAHALLGRFATAEQADAAVEALQTYWTELLSTYSVRSGDEKLDRMVNIWNQYQCMVTFNMSRSASYFETGIGRGMGFRDSNQDLLGFVHLVPERARERIIDIASTQFEDGSAYHQYQPLTKRGNNDIGSGFNDDPLWLIAGVAGYVKETGDFSILDEPVPFDNEPGSEVPLFEHLTRSFDFTVNNRGPHGLPLIGRADWNDCLNLNCFSTEPGESFQTTENQAGGHAESVFIAAQFVLYGEQYAELAERRGLTEVASQARKVVGEVREAVLEHAWDGRWFLRAYDFYGNPVGTDATPEGKIWIEPQGFAVMAGIGVGEGPDDVEAPAIQALDAVDEMLGTPHGLVLQYPAYTTYQIELGEVSTYPPGYKENGGIFCHNNPWVIIAETVVGRGDKAFDYYKRITPAYREEISDVHKLEPYVYAQMIAGKQAPRAGEAKNSWLTGTAAWNFVAVSQYLLGVRPDYDGLVVDPQIGPDVPSFTVTRVARGATYEITVTNSGARGSRGALVVDGSPVEGNHVPYAPAGSTVRVEVTL, translated from the coding sequence ATGCGGTTCGGCCACTTCGACGACGAGGCGCGCGAGTACGTCGTCACGACGCCCCACACCCCCTACCCGTGGATCAACTACCTCGGGTCGGAGCGGTTCTTCTCGCTGCTCTCGCACCAGGCCGGTGGGTACTCGTTCTACCGTGACGCCAAGATGCGGCGCCTGACGCGGTACCGCTACAACAACATCCCTGCCGACACCGGCGGCCGCTACCTGTACGTGAACGACGGCGGCGACGTGTGGACCCCGTCGTGGCTGCCGGTCAAGGCGGACCTCGACCACTTCGAGGCGCGGCACGGCCTGGGCTACTCCCGCATCACGGGCGAGCGCGGCGGCCTGCGGGTCGCCACGACCTTCTTCGTGCCGCTGGGCGAGGACGCCGAGGTGCAGCGGGTCGCTGTCACCAACACGTCCGACGTCGAGAAGACCGTCACGCTCTTCTCGTTCGTCGAGTTCTGCCTGTGGAACGCGCAGGACGACCAGACGAACTACCAGCGCAACCTGTCGATCGGCGAGGTCGAGGTCGAGCAGGACGGCCCGCACGGGTCCGCGATCTACCACCGGACCGAGTACCGCGAGCGCCGCGACCACTACGCGGTGTTCGGCGTGAACACCCGCGCGGACGGCTTCGACACCGACCGCGACACGTTCGTCGGTGCGTACAACTCCCTGGGTGAGGCGGCCGTGCCGCGCGCCGGGGCGTCGGCCGACTCGGTCGCGTCCGGCTGGTACCCGATCGGCTCGCACTCGGTGCGCGTGACCCTCGCCCCGGGCGAGACGCGCGACCTCGTGTACGTCCTGGGCTACCTGGAGAACGCGCAGGACGAGAAGTGGGCCGACGACGCCCACCAGGTCGTCAACAAGGAGAAGGCGCACGCGCTGCTGGGACGCTTCGCGACGGCTGAGCAGGCCGACGCCGCGGTCGAGGCGCTGCAGACCTACTGGACCGAGCTGCTCTCGACGTACTCGGTGCGCTCGGGCGACGAGAAGCTCGACCGGATGGTCAACATCTGGAACCAGTACCAGTGCATGGTCACGTTCAACATGTCGCGCTCGGCCTCGTACTTCGAGACCGGCATCGGCCGTGGCATGGGCTTCCGCGACTCGAACCAGGACCTGCTGGGCTTCGTGCACCTGGTCCCCGAGCGCGCGCGCGAGCGGATCATCGACATCGCCTCGACGCAGTTCGAGGACGGGTCTGCCTACCACCAGTACCAGCCGCTGACGAAGCGCGGGAACAACGACATCGGGTCCGGCTTCAACGACGACCCGCTGTGGCTCATCGCCGGTGTCGCCGGGTACGTCAAGGAGACCGGGGACTTCTCGATCCTCGACGAGCCCGTGCCGTTCGACAACGAGCCCGGCTCCGAGGTGCCGCTGTTCGAGCACCTGACGCGCTCGTTCGACTTCACGGTCAACAACCGCGGCCCGCACGGCCTGCCGCTCATCGGCCGCGCCGACTGGAACGACTGCCTCAACCTCAACTGCTTCTCCACCGAGCCCGGCGAGTCCTTCCAGACCACCGAGAACCAGGCCGGTGGCCACGCCGAGTCCGTGTTCATCGCCGCGCAGTTCGTCCTCTACGGCGAGCAGTACGCCGAGCTCGCGGAGCGTCGTGGCCTGACCGAGGTCGCGTCGCAGGCCCGCAAGGTCGTCGGCGAGGTCCGCGAGGCCGTGCTCGAGCACGCGTGGGACGGCCGCTGGTTCCTGCGCGCGTACGACTTCTACGGCAACCCTGTCGGCACCGACGCCACGCCCGAGGGCAAGATCTGGATCGAGCCGCAGGGCTTCGCCGTCATGGCCGGCATCGGCGTGGGCGAGGGCCCCGACGACGTCGAGGCGCCGGCGATCCAGGCGCTCGACGCGGTCGACGAGATGCTCGGCACGCCGCACGGCCTGGTGCTGCAGTACCCGGCGTACACGACGTACCAGATCGAGCTGGGCGAGGTCTCCACGTACCCGCCGGGCTACAAGGAGAACGGTGGCATCTTCTGCCACAACAACCCGTGGGTGATCATCGCCGAGACGGTCGTCGGGCGCGGGGACAAGGCGTTCGACTACTACAAGCGGATCACCCCGGCGTACCGCGAGGAGATCAGCGACGTCCACAAGCTCGAGCCTTACGTCTACGCGCAGATGATCGCCGGCAAGCAGGCGCCGCGCGCGGGCGAGGCGAAGAACTCGTGGCTCACCGGCACGGCGGCGTGGAACTTCGTGGCCGTCTCGCAGTACCTCCTGGGTGTCCGGCCCGACTACGACGGCCTGGTGGTCGACCCGCAGATCGGCCCGGACGTCCCGTCGTTCACCGTCACGCGCGTGGCGCGGGGCGCGACGTACGAGATCACGGTCACCAACTCAGGTGCCCGTGGCTCGCGCGGTGCGCTCGTCGTCGACGGGTCCCCCGTCGAGGGCAACCACGTGCCGTACGCCCCCGCGGGCAGCACCGTCCGCGTCGAGGTCACGCTCTGA
- a CDS encoding aldose epimerase, translating to MTITAQITEPAPTPVTTTGVAPPGAVTLRNDRWELDVLPGTGAALGGGRIRTADGVWRDLLRPTRRASSGNPEKCASFPMVPWSNRIRDGVLPFAGRRWQLQRNAADGTAIHGAVRYAHWDVVEQSATAVTLAVDTAEQIGINFPWQFGATVRYAVDGDDLVVTTSVRNTDVEPFPAGFGHHPYLSRALLPVGAPVREYPPTAGPLLHVPAEAGYRLSGAIPDGPAGAVPPRADFRARRPLGSAFVDDVLTALDPTAPVCVDYADEGVTVELTVDPVYRHLVLYAPRRRCYFALEPATNVNDGFTLHDQGVPGTGVFVLEPGEERSGTFRLSVTT from the coding sequence ATGACGATCACCGCACAGATCACCGAGCCCGCGCCCACCCCGGTCACCACGACCGGGGTGGCGCCTCCGGGCGCCGTCACGCTGCGCAACGACCGCTGGGAGCTCGACGTGCTGCCCGGCACGGGCGCTGCGCTCGGCGGGGGGCGGATCCGCACGGCCGACGGGGTGTGGCGTGATCTGCTGCGCCCGACCCGGCGGGCGTCGTCGGGGAACCCGGAGAAGTGCGCGAGCTTCCCGATGGTGCCGTGGTCCAACCGCATCCGTGACGGCGTGCTGCCGTTCGCGGGGCGACGCTGGCAGCTGCAGCGCAACGCCGCCGACGGCACCGCGATCCACGGTGCCGTGCGGTACGCCCACTGGGACGTCGTCGAGCAGTCTGCGACTGCCGTGACGCTGGCGGTGGACACGGCCGAGCAGATCGGCATCAACTTCCCGTGGCAGTTCGGCGCGACCGTGCGGTACGCGGTCGACGGTGACGACCTGGTCGTGACGACGTCGGTGCGCAACACTGACGTCGAGCCGTTCCCCGCGGGGTTCGGCCACCACCCGTACCTCAGCCGTGCGCTGCTGCCGGTCGGTGCGCCCGTCCGCGAGTACCCGCCGACCGCCGGTCCGCTCCTGCACGTGCCCGCCGAGGCGGGGTACCGGTTGTCCGGCGCGATCCCCGACGGCCCCGCCGGCGCGGTGCCGCCGCGCGCGGACTTCCGCGCGCGACGTCCGCTCGGCTCGGCATTCGTCGACGACGTGCTGACCGCGCTCGACCCGACCGCACCGGTGTGCGTCGACTACGCGGACGAGGGCGTCACCGTCGAGCTGACGGTCGACCCGGTGTACCGGCACCTCGTGCTGTACGCCCCGCGTCGCCGCTGCTACTTCGCGCTCGAGCCCGCGACCAACGTGAACGACGGGTTCACGCTGCACGACCAGGGCGTCCCGGGGACGGGCGTGTTCGTGCTGGAGCCCGGCGAGGAGCGCTCGGGCACGTTCCGCCTCTCCGTCACGACCTGA
- a CDS encoding YibE/F family protein yields the protein MREQSSTTPYLAHGVSLRTTTALAGTLLGLAMVTGLGLLGAHAARLAHVTSEDTFAFARVLGADGVDVLRGVFLCGVVLAGVGVLNDVTITQASAVWELRAPDLSASWRTTVVAAVAPPGG from the coding sequence GTGAGAGAGCAATCCAGCACCACGCCCTACCTGGCCCACGGGGTGTCGCTGCGCACCACGACGGCCCTGGCCGGGACGCTGCTCGGGCTGGCGATGGTCACCGGGCTGGGCCTGCTCGGGGCCCACGCCGCACGTCTGGCGCACGTGACTTCGGAGGACACGTTCGCGTTCGCTCGTGTCCTGGGCGCGGACGGCGTCGACGTGCTGCGCGGGGTGTTCCTGTGCGGCGTCGTCCTCGCCGGCGTCGGCGTACTCAACGACGTGACGATCACGCAGGCGTCGGCGGTGTGGGAGCTGCGCGCCCCGGACCTGTCGGCGTCGTGGCGGACGACGGTGGTCGCGGCGGTCGCACCACCTGGGGGGTGA
- a CDS encoding GNAT family N-acetyltransferase, translated as MTASMRPFHPSDLPGMYRVCLLTGAAGQDATPLYRDPDLLGHVYCGPYPVADPGLTSVVVDDEGVGGYVVATADTEAFAAWCERAWWPVLRARYPRLVDPRDGTEDHVLRALVHDPAPAPVPASAPAHLHIDLLPRLQGQGWGRRLIEGVADSLRSRGVPGVHLGVDGRNTRAVAFYEHLGFRRDESFEWGHRMVLDLD; from the coding sequence GTGACCGCGTCGATGCGCCCGTTCCACCCGTCCGACCTGCCCGGCATGTACCGCGTCTGCCTGCTCACGGGCGCGGCGGGCCAGGACGCCACGCCGCTCTACCGGGACCCGGACCTGCTCGGCCACGTGTACTGCGGCCCGTACCCGGTGGCGGACCCGGGGCTGACGTCCGTGGTCGTCGATGACGAGGGCGTGGGCGGGTACGTCGTCGCGACGGCCGACACCGAGGCCTTCGCGGCGTGGTGCGAGCGGGCGTGGTGGCCGGTGCTGCGCGCGCGCTACCCGCGGCTCGTCGACCCGCGTGACGGGACGGAGGACCACGTCCTGCGCGCGCTCGTCCACGACCCGGCGCCCGCGCCCGTGCCCGCGTCGGCGCCCGCGCACCTGCACATCGACCTGCTACCGCGACTCCAGGGGCAGGGCTGGGGCCGCCGGCTCATCGAAGGCGTGGCGGACTCGCTGCGATCGCGTGGGGTGCCCGGCGTGCACCTGGGCGTCGACGGGCGCAACACGCGGGCGGTCGCGTTCTACGAGCACCTCGGGTTCCGGCGCGACGAGTCGTTCGAGTGGGGCCACCGGATGGTGCTCGACCTGGACTGA
- a CDS encoding phosphotriesterase family protein: MLGDRPTESLGRCDYHEHLFQVSPLLSGDELDDEAASGDEAALLVAAGMGAMVEATPTGLGRDPAAVARISARTRLAVVHASGAHREEHYAGDHWLRASGTADLVERFTADVRHGLPARDTADRGDVAVGPSGEPVRAGILKAGIGYWRISPFERRVLAAVAEVARATGVAVMVHLEHGSAAWEVLAALARDGLPADRVVLAHVDRNLDPGLHAELTHAGAYLGYDGMARHREAPDAAILDCLEATLAAGDASRVVLGGDVARRSRYRAYGGLPGLEYLPARFLPRLARRVGGDVVDRLTIDNPAALLALTEGSSQG; the protein is encoded by the coding sequence GTGCTCGGCGACAGGCCGACGGAGTCACTCGGCCGGTGCGACTACCACGAGCACCTCTTCCAGGTCTCCCCACTGCTCAGTGGGGACGAGCTCGATGACGAGGCGGCGAGCGGGGACGAGGCGGCGCTCCTCGTCGCGGCCGGAATGGGCGCGATGGTCGAGGCGACGCCGACCGGCCTGGGCCGCGACCCCGCGGCGGTCGCCCGGATCAGCGCGCGCACGCGGCTCGCCGTCGTGCACGCGAGCGGGGCACACCGCGAGGAGCACTACGCGGGCGACCACTGGCTGCGCGCCAGCGGCACCGCCGACCTCGTCGAGCGCTTCACGGCGGACGTGCGTCACGGCCTGCCGGCGCGCGACACCGCCGACCGCGGGGACGTCGCCGTGGGCCCGTCGGGTGAGCCCGTCCGGGCGGGCATCCTCAAGGCGGGGATCGGGTACTGGCGGATCTCGCCGTTCGAGCGGCGCGTGCTCGCCGCCGTCGCCGAGGTGGCGCGCGCGACCGGGGTCGCCGTCATGGTCCACCTCGAGCACGGGTCAGCCGCGTGGGAGGTGCTCGCCGCGCTGGCGCGCGACGGCCTGCCCGCGGACCGCGTGGTACTCGCGCACGTGGACCGCAACCTCGACCCCGGGCTGCACGCGGAGCTCACCCACGCCGGCGCGTACCTCGGCTATGACGGGATGGCCCGGCACCGCGAGGCCCCGGACGCTGCGATCCTCGACTGCCTCGAGGCGACGCTCGCCGCGGGCGACGCGTCCCGGGTCGTGCTCGGCGGCGACGTCGCGCGCCGCAGCCGCTACCGCGCGTACGGCGGCCTCCCTGGCCTGGAGTACCTGCCGGCCCGCTTCCTGCCGCGGCTCGCCCGGCGGGTCGGGGGCGATGTCGTCGACCGCCTGACGATCGACAACCCGGCCGCCCTGCTTGCTCTGACGGAAGGCAGCTCGCAGGGGTGA
- a CDS encoding glucose-6-phosphate isomerase family protein: MTTDLAWPIALTIGVDGVMSGATGAYDKLLGDLDGVYLNDGAFAEAVAAQGHDRLAYHVDEHRYGSDPGALIVGTSTLLPGRVGDEFAMTRGHLHARADRAELYHCLSGRGVMLMDTVDGRSQAVPMTPGVAVHVPGHWVHRTVNVGDEPFVTLFCYAADAGQDYDLISDAGGMSQLVVTDGADGWITRPNPRHTGYGSAA; encoded by the coding sequence ATGACAACCGACCTGGCGTGGCCGATCGCCCTGACGATCGGAGTCGACGGCGTGATGTCCGGTGCGACCGGCGCGTATGACAAGCTCCTGGGCGACCTCGACGGGGTGTACCTGAACGACGGCGCCTTCGCCGAGGCGGTCGCAGCCCAGGGCCACGACCGCCTCGCCTACCACGTCGACGAGCATCGGTACGGCTCGGACCCGGGGGCGCTCATCGTCGGCACGAGCACGCTGCTGCCGGGTCGCGTCGGAGACGAGTTCGCGATGACGCGCGGCCACCTGCACGCGCGCGCCGACCGTGCCGAGCTCTACCACTGCCTCAGCGGCCGCGGCGTCATGCTCATGGACACCGTCGACGGGCGCAGCCAGGCGGTCCCCATGACCCCCGGCGTCGCCGTGCACGTGCCGGGGCACTGGGTGCACCGGACGGTCAATGTGGGCGACGAGCCGTTCGTCACGCTCTTCTGCTACGCCGCCGACGCCGGCCAGGACTACGACCTGATCTCCGACGCGGGAGGCATGTCCCAGCTCGTCGTGACCGACGGCGCGGACGGCTGGATCACCCGCCCGAACCCCCGCCACACCGGCTACGGGAGCGCGGCGTGA